A window of the Nitrosopumilus ureiphilus genome harbors these coding sequences:
- a CDS encoding GTP-dependent dephospho-CoA kinase family protein, giving the protein MKIPLGLLLPESQADKTNIQKHLSKNSYIITVGDRTTKKMIEFGLVPSLQIIDGQEKREKKEPPKLENAIELTVKNPAAEITTPSIDVIKKAFTMQPPVRLFVDGEEDLLVLPVCIHAPENAIVLYGQPNEGLVIVTITPEIRNKAQSLLDLME; this is encoded by the coding sequence TTGAAAATTCCTTTAGGATTGCTTTTACCTGAAAGCCAAGCTGATAAAACAAATATTCAAAAACATCTCTCCAAGAATTCCTACATCATTACTGTTGGTGATAGAACCACTAAAAAGATGATTGAATTTGGTCTTGTTCCTTCATTACAAATTATTGATGGTCAGGAAAAAAGAGAAAAAAAAGAACCACCAAAACTGGAAAATGCTATTGAATTGACTGTTAAAAATCCTGCAGCAGAAATAACTACTCCCAGTATTGATGTGATTAAGAAGGCCTTTACTATGCAGCCTCCTGTGAGACTTTTTGTTGATGGAGAAGAAGATCTTTTAGTTCTTCCAGTTTGCATTCATGCTCCTGAAAATGCAATTGTTTTGTATGGTCAGCCAAACGAGGGACTAGTTATAGTAACAATTACTCCCGAAATTAGAAATAAAGCGCAATCACTTCTTGATTTAATGGAATAA
- a CDS encoding Mrp/NBP35 family ATP-binding protein produces MVGIDQVLEKLGTVIDPDLKKDIVSMGMIKDLELNDGNLKFTLELTTPACPFNVEIEDDVRKVIGEITELKNFDLKVTAKVMEGRSLDADTGMASVKNIIGVASGKGGVGKSTVSLNLALALSESGAKVGLLDADIYGPSIPLMLGMKDGFMEVEENKLQPADSHGLKVVSFGFFADQSNQAAIYRGPIISGILKQFLVDTNWSDLDYLIVDLPPGTGDIPLTLAQTIPITGILVVTTPQDVASNVAVKAVSMFEKLNVPIIGVVENMSHFICPNCDEKHYIFGDGGAKKISEQFNMPFLGEIPLNSGIMEGSDLGKPIMITNPDSPSATAFRKSAKNIAAQCSILAAKLQDEMASESSGEESAPEASTS; encoded by the coding sequence ATGGTTGGAATAGATCAGGTTCTGGAAAAACTTGGCACTGTCATTGATCCTGATTTGAAAAAAGACATTGTATCTATGGGTATGATTAAAGACTTGGAACTAAATGATGGTAATCTCAAATTTACTTTGGAATTAACAACTCCTGCATGCCCTTTCAATGTCGAAATTGAGGATGATGTAAGAAAAGTAATTGGTGAAATTACTGAATTGAAAAATTTTGATTTGAAAGTAACTGCAAAAGTAATGGAGGGCCGTTCACTTGATGCAGACACTGGAATGGCATCTGTCAAAAACATTATCGGTGTTGCAAGTGGAAAGGGGGGTGTTGGAAAATCAACTGTTTCATTAAACTTGGCATTGGCATTATCTGAATCAGGAGCTAAAGTTGGCTTGCTGGATGCTGATATCTATGGTCCTAGCATTCCGTTAATGTTGGGAATGAAGGACGGATTCATGGAAGTAGAAGAAAACAAACTTCAGCCTGCAGACTCTCATGGATTAAAAGTAGTATCCTTTGGTTTCTTTGCAGATCAATCCAATCAGGCAGCAATTTACCGTGGTCCTATCATTTCTGGAATCTTAAAACAATTTTTAGTTGATACTAATTGGTCTGACTTGGACTATCTTATTGTAGATCTTCCTCCTGGTACTGGTGATATTCCACTAACACTTGCTCAAACAATTCCAATTACTGGAATCCTCGTTGTTACAACTCCACAAGATGTTGCAAGCAATGTTGCAGTAAAAGCTGTATCCATGTTTGAGAAGCTAAATGTTCCAATTATTGGGGTTGTTGAAAACATGAGTCACTTTATCTGTCCAAACTGCGATGAAAAACATTACATCTTTGGTGATGGTGGTGCAAAGAAAATCAGTGAACAGTTTAACATGCCTTTCTTAGGTGAGATTCCATTAAACTCTGGAATCATGGAAGGCTCTGATTTGGGAAAACCAATTATGATTACAAATCCTGATTCTCCAAGTGCAACGGCTTTTAGAAAGAGCGCAAAAAATATTGCAGCACAATGCAGTATTCTTGCAGCAAAACTACAAGATGAAATGGCATCTGAAAGTTCTGGTGAAGAATCTGCACCTGAGGCAAGTACTAGTTAG
- the spt4 gene encoding transcription elongation factor subunit Spt4, producing the protein MAREMACRKCKFVTTGKVCPGCKSSDLTPDWSGIVLVVDPTNSEISKTLGITQKGKYAIKVT; encoded by the coding sequence ATGGCACGAGAGATGGCATGCCGAAAATGCAAGTTTGTTACAACAGGCAAAGTTTGTCCTGGTTGCAAATCATCGGATTTGACACCGGACTGGAGCGGAATTGTACTTGTAGTTGATCCAACAAATTCAGAGATTTCAAAAACTCTAGGTATCACTCAAAAAGGCAAGTATGCAATCAAAGTAACATAG
- a CDS encoding PEFG-CTERM sorting domain-containing protein gives MIRYVFVFLLLLIIPSSSHAFAEHIFNSDAYAQYLDISQLESEKVTFEYDEKSYDVYYGYHGSFDAMGSDDPIPVLSSMKINEERKSIEIIMDDVPEKTDFWVRAPTDVISAKGEKFTVLVDGVDTRYDLMKFPNDYVVGFIISEDTKNIEIIGTRVIPEFEGLSILILGIPIMAIIYVAQKNPLVRDWTRIN, from the coding sequence TTGATTCGTTATGTTTTTGTATTTCTTTTGCTTTTGATAATACCTTCATCCAGTCATGCCTTTGCTGAGCACATATTCAATTCTGATGCATATGCTCAGTACCTTGACATCTCTCAATTAGAATCTGAAAAAGTCACTTTTGAGTATGATGAAAAATCCTACGATGTTTACTATGGGTATCATGGAAGCTTTGATGCTATGGGTTCTGATGATCCCATTCCAGTACTGTCTTCTATGAAAATCAATGAAGAGAGAAAATCAATTGAAATTATTATGGATGATGTTCCTGAAAAGACTGATTTCTGGGTAAGAGCTCCCACTGATGTAATTTCTGCTAAAGGTGAAAAATTTACAGTTTTAGTTGATGGCGTTGATACTAGATATGATTTGATGAAATTTCCTAATGATTATGTGGTTGGTTTTATTATTTCAGAAGACACTAAAAATATTGAAATCATTGGAACCCGTGTCATTCCAGAATTTGAAGGATTGTCAATTTTGATTCTTGGAATTCCTATAATGGCAATAATTTACGTAGCACAAAAGAACCCTCTTGTAAGAGATTGGACTAGAATTAATTAA
- a CDS encoding DNA double-strand break repair nuclease NurA — protein sequence MIEDPVKSLIADLGAHLSQKEHSDIVLNNGNGKQFLIAPSEFAEIKPIDSPRKIAFVDGGDGPLEESPNFLITINRVYYSLFQGKKRIKPRANPRVQFFSSVTSNIQTINGKKTVSYDTKLFPHTTEDKKFLPAESDLTSNTESTTVLQGARLNSLGRRFAEWQLAIHVVESELERDDMIVMDGSLQTHFKNESKYANRLYDLAKSKGVIVCGLAKTSRLITESGHPLLARVAEISEDVSFGKWYVKIAEEVSADDRGFMLAVKFHPQSKFVFRFEILREQFSKMSDEELNSVLGSLAENSQDVAMIGYPYGAIDADRFAQVRRDELGMYQGFILSEKLRHPEWKRLQKYSASLGAHDDLNGVTS from the coding sequence ATGATTGAAGATCCAGTAAAAAGTTTGATTGCAGATCTTGGTGCTCATCTTTCACAAAAAGAGCACTCAGATATTGTCCTAAACAATGGGAATGGAAAGCAGTTTCTCATTGCACCATCTGAATTTGCAGAAATAAAGCCAATTGATTCACCTCGCAAAATTGCATTTGTAGATGGTGGTGATGGACCACTAGAAGAGTCACCGAACTTTTTGATAACAATTAATCGAGTATACTATTCATTGTTCCAGGGCAAAAAGAGAATAAAACCTAGAGCCAATCCACGAGTTCAGTTTTTCTCCAGTGTTACATCAAACATTCAAACCATCAATGGAAAGAAAACTGTCAGTTACGATACAAAGTTATTTCCACACACTACAGAAGATAAAAAATTCTTGCCTGCCGAATCTGATTTGACATCTAACACTGAAAGTACCACAGTACTTCAAGGCGCAAGACTGAATTCCTTGGGTCGCAGGTTCGCTGAATGGCAATTAGCAATTCATGTAGTCGAATCAGAATTAGAAAGAGATGACATGATAGTAATGGATGGTTCTCTGCAGACGCATTTTAAAAATGAGTCAAAGTATGCAAATAGATTGTATGACTTGGCAAAGAGTAAGGGAGTGATTGTTTGCGGTCTGGCAAAGACTAGCAGATTAATCACAGAGTCCGGTCACCCGTTACTTGCAAGAGTTGCAGAAATTTCTGAAGATGTTTCATTTGGAAAATGGTATGTAAAAATTGCAGAAGAAGTATCAGCTGACGATAGAGGATTCATGTTGGCAGTAAAGTTTCATCCACAATCAAAATTTGTATTTAGATTTGAGATTCTGCGAGAGCAGTTCTCAAAGATGAGTGATGAGGAGTTAAATTCAGTTCTTGGTAGTTTGGCTGAGAATTCCCAGGATGTAGCCATGATTGGCTATCCATATGGGGCAATTGACGCAGACAGATTTGCCCAAGTTAGGCGTGATGAATTGGGAATGTATCAGGGATTCATTCTATCTGAGAAGCTCCGCCATCCCGAATGGAAGAGATTGCAAAAGTACAGTGCAAGTCTGGGAGCACATGATGATCTTAATGGAGTGACCAGTTAA
- a CDS encoding tetratricopeptide repeat protein — translation MKSAKIEWTILVGLFSRTPRDPQKKKNIEKLKEIKKLVKEKKYDAALKSGKDFLHKVPHHHDILFTMGGIYHLQNKYKTAISYFDKALEIASYDVEVLLLKAYSHQKLGENKRAIQCCEKIQEIDPKNKAVLVLLEELNS, via the coding sequence TTGAAATCAGCTAAGATTGAGTGGACTATTTTGGTTGGATTATTTAGTAGAACTCCAAGAGATCCTCAAAAGAAAAAAAACATTGAAAAACTCAAAGAGATAAAAAAACTAGTTAAAGAAAAAAAATATGACGCTGCCTTAAAATCAGGTAAAGATTTTTTGCACAAAGTTCCGCATCATCATGATATTTTGTTTACTATGGGCGGAATTTACCATTTGCAAAACAAATACAAAACTGCAATATCTTATTTTGATAAAGCACTCGAAATCGCTTCTTATGATGTTGAAGTTTTATTGCTCAAAGCATACTCTCATCAGAAATTAGGTGAGAATAAAAGGGCAATTCAGTGTTGTGAAAAAATTCAAGAAATTGATCCAAAAAACAAGGCAGTACTTGTTTTACTAGAAGAATTGAATTCTTAA
- a CDS encoding ATP-binding protein, producing MDELSVVGQVVGGSFGDIVIRQKAGTDLEIGDLMVSEENGSFLILQVFALQYGSQIQDKMQQMMSGVNLEQGVVDAHFYEPDFVNYVLARIKPLARVYKENNDVKIPKSLPSFFNKLRLISKDDLKFLQKEKDSIFVGYIRSGSKVIKEAEVWLPAEDVFSHHMLIPATTGRGKSNLVKTILWHVLDTNKVGALVLDAHDEYFGRGGIGLKDHPKAKDNLMYYTPSNPPVGANRLTVNLQSIRPEHFEGIADFSDPQFQAIRMAFRKSRKNWIRDLMLTDAVDAGMESSSQSRGEFAAATMMVVQRKLRLLLSLEKDEEGVVFSRHEVFDSTTKGLNTVDGIVKDIEQGKVVVLDTSRLGDEAELLVGNIIASKLLEKYKDAKAGGELERKPVATIVIEEAPRVIGVDVLTSRNDNIYSTIAKEGRKFKVGLTAITQLSSVIPKTILANMNTKIILGNEMKQEREAIIASASQDLSEDDKNIASLDKGEAIITSIFVPFAMPIKVPLFEDIVKDKGIIPESGKTKVF from the coding sequence ATGGACGAGTTATCTGTAGTCGGTCAAGTAGTTGGCGGAAGCTTTGGAGATATAGTAATTCGACAAAAGGCGGGAACTGATTTGGAGATTGGTGATTTGATGGTTTCAGAAGAGAATGGTTCTTTTTTGATTTTACAAGTCTTTGCACTACAGTATGGCTCTCAGATTCAAGACAAGATGCAGCAGATGATGTCAGGTGTTAATTTGGAACAAGGCGTAGTTGATGCACATTTTTACGAGCCTGATTTTGTAAATTATGTTTTGGCTCGAATAAAGCCATTGGCACGAGTGTACAAAGAAAACAATGATGTTAAAATTCCAAAATCACTACCTTCGTTTTTTAACAAATTGCGATTGATCAGTAAGGACGATTTGAAATTCTTGCAAAAGGAGAAAGATTCGATATTTGTAGGATACATTAGAAGTGGAAGTAAAGTAATCAAAGAAGCTGAGGTTTGGCTGCCAGCAGAAGATGTATTTTCACACCACATGTTAATTCCTGCAACTACTGGTCGAGGCAAATCAAATCTGGTAAAAACAATCCTATGGCATGTACTAGATACAAACAAAGTTGGTGCATTGGTATTAGATGCACATGATGAATACTTTGGACGAGGTGGAATTGGATTAAAAGACCATCCCAAAGCCAAAGATAATTTGATGTATTACACACCATCAAATCCACCAGTTGGTGCTAATCGTTTAACAGTTAATTTGCAATCAATTAGACCTGAGCACTTTGAAGGGATTGCTGATTTTTCAGATCCACAATTTCAAGCAATTAGAATGGCATTTAGAAAATCTCGAAAAAATTGGATTCGGGATTTGATGCTAACTGATGCAGTAGATGCTGGAATGGAAAGCAGCAGTCAGAGTAGAGGCGAATTTGCAGCAGCCACAATGATGGTGGTTCAGAGGAAATTACGTCTGCTTTTGAGCCTGGAAAAAGATGAAGAAGGTGTCGTGTTTTCAAGACATGAGGTATTTGATAGTACAACAAAGGGTCTGAACACAGTAGATGGTATTGTAAAAGATATCGAGCAAGGAAAGGTTGTAGTTTTGGATACATCGCGATTAGGTGATGAGGCAGAATTACTAGTTGGAAATATCATTGCATCAAAGTTACTTGAAAAATACAAAGACGCCAAAGCCGGTGGGGAATTAGAAAGAAAGCCCGTAGCTACCATAGTAATTGAAGAAGCACCTCGCGTCATTGGTGTGGATGTATTGACATCAAGAAATGACAACATCTATTCTACAATTGCTAAAGAAGGGCGCAAATTCAAAGTAGGACTCACTGCAATTACACAACTCAGTAGTGTCATTCCAAAAACAATTCTTGCAAACATGAATACTAAAATCATTTTAGGAAACGAGATGAAGCAAGAAAGAGAGGCAATTATAGCTTCTGCATCTCAAGATTTATCTGAAGACGACAAGAACATTGCAAGCTTGGATAAGGGCGAGGCAATTATTACTAGCATCTTTGTGCCATTTGCGATGCCAATCAAAGTTCCTTTGTTTGAAGATATTGTAAAAGATAAAGGGATAATACCTGAATCTGGCAAGACAAAGGTGTTCTAG
- a CDS encoding IS6 family transposase: MNLREQRAKQMMESTGYATQFESTKFKVRSQTNPEKFYIVSRTGNGLICECMDHITRKADCKHIKITLELIMKNKCYRNNIFRIMERSALNLCKYCDSGRITKKGTRKNKNGNVQIFKCLDCKKKFSTNYGFEKTRFDVNTITGALQMYYSGMSTRDISNHYEMMGIEVSCVTIYEWICKYSTMVSKYLNEIVPRTGNWVRADEVWIKVNGEQKYLFASMDDDTRYWLASDMADTKFQHNADNLLKLTKEAIGKNPTQFITDGLPAYKKSSKRIFGKKTQHTRHIHIQGDMNNNKMERLNGEIRDREKVFRGLKKIDTPILDGMKAYYNFTKKHGALKGKTPSEEALIKVDGKNRWKTIIQNASLHKANSN; this comes from the coding sequence ATGAATTTGAGAGAACAAAGAGCAAAACAAATGATGGAATCAACAGGTTATGCAACACAGTTTGAATCAACCAAATTCAAGGTTCGTTCACAGACAAATCCAGAGAAATTCTATATCGTATCACGAACTGGAAACGGTCTAATCTGTGAGTGTATGGATCACATCACAAGAAAAGCAGATTGTAAGCACATCAAGATTACATTGGAACTAATCATGAAAAACAAGTGTTATAGAAACAACATCTTTAGAATCATGGAACGCTCAGCACTTAACCTTTGCAAGTATTGTGACTCTGGCAGAATAACCAAAAAGGGAACTAGAAAGAACAAGAATGGAAACGTGCAGATTTTCAAGTGTCTTGACTGTAAAAAGAAATTCTCAACAAACTATGGATTTGAGAAAACAAGGTTTGATGTAAATACGATTACAGGTGCGTTACAAATGTACTATTCTGGAATGTCCACACGTGACATTTCAAACCATTATGAGATGATGGGAATTGAGGTATCATGTGTTACAATATACGAATGGATTTGCAAATACTCTACAATGGTTTCAAAGTATCTCAATGAGATAGTTCCTAGAACTGGAAATTGGGTAAGGGCAGATGAGGTTTGGATTAAAGTGAATGGAGAACAAAAATATCTTTTTGCTTCAATGGATGATGATACTAGATATTGGTTGGCTTCTGACATGGCAGACACCAAATTTCAGCACAATGCAGACAATTTACTAAAACTCACTAAAGAAGCAATAGGAAAAAATCCCACTCAGTTCATTACAGATGGACTCCCAGCATATAAAAAATCATCAAAGAGAATATTTGGAAAAAAGACACAACATACTAGACATATCCACATTCAAGGTGATATGAACAATAACAAGATGGAGAGATTAAACGGTGAAATTAGAGACAGAGAAAAGGTATTCAGGGGTCTAAAAAAAATAGACACTCCTATTCTTGACGGAATGAAAGCATACTACAATTTTACAAAAAAGCATGGTGCATTAAAGGGAAAGACCCCATCAGAGGAAGCATTGATAAAAGTTGATGGCAAGAATAGATGGAAGACAATAATCCAAAACGCTAGCCTACACAAGGCAAATTCCAACTAG
- a CDS encoding aspartate dehydrogenase, with the protein MKKIGLLGCGAIGTQIALAIDSGKIPGMLTHVYDVSKETAIELVSKLNSKPEIVENSHLLSSHSVNIIVEAASQDAVKDVGLSVLQNKRDLMIMSVGALLDESIYAILSDACNHFKKTIYLPSGAIAGLDGIKSVKDELESVSITTTKHPHSLKGAKFFETSQIDLDAICSPTTIFEGTAKQAVSLFPANINVAALLSLSGIGSEKTIVKIIADPDTDKNTHHIEAEGKFGKMNFTIENFPDSNNPKTSRLAILSAIETLRKYCSDDIQIGT; encoded by the coding sequence TTGAAAAAAATTGGTTTGTTGGGTTGTGGTGCAATAGGTACTCAGATTGCACTTGCAATTGATTCAGGAAAGATACCTGGCATGCTTACCCATGTTTATGACGTATCAAAAGAAACCGCAATTGAGCTTGTCTCAAAATTAAACTCAAAACCTGAAATAGTTGAAAACTCGCATCTCTTGTCGTCTCATAGCGTCAACATCATAGTCGAAGCTGCATCTCAAGATGCTGTTAAAGACGTTGGACTAAGTGTATTGCAGAATAAACGTGATTTGATGATAATGAGTGTTGGTGCATTATTAGATGAATCAATCTATGCTATTTTATCAGATGCCTGCAACCATTTCAAAAAAACTATCTATCTTCCTTCTGGTGCAATTGCCGGTTTGGATGGAATTAAATCTGTCAAAGATGAATTAGAGTCTGTATCTATTACAACAACAAAACATCCACATTCCCTAAAGGGTGCAAAGTTTTTTGAAACTTCTCAAATTGATTTGGATGCTATTTGTTCTCCTACAACAATCTTTGAAGGAACTGCAAAACAAGCAGTTTCTTTATTTCCTGCAAACATCAATGTTGCAGCCCTTCTTTCATTATCTGGAATAGGAAGTGAAAAAACAATTGTGAAAATTATCGCTGATCCTGATACTGACAAAAACACCCATCACATTGAGGCTGAAGGAAAATTTGGAAAGATGAACTTTACAATTGAGAATTTTCCTGATTCTAATAATCCTAAAACAAGCAGATTGGCAATTTTGTCTGCAATTGAAACTCTAAGAAAATACTGTTCTGATGATATTCAGATTGGTACATAG
- the nadA gene encoding quinolinate synthase NadA — MLVQQSSQLKEEILKLKKEKDVVILAHNYQIPDVQDIADFTGDSLGLSRQAATVDQKTILFCGVNFMAETAAIISPDKKVLLPDLEAGCSLSDSITVEELRNWKKQHPNAIAVGYVNTTAEIKAELDYCCTSSNAVNVVKAIPEEKEILFLPDMFLGSYVAKMTGRKNMHIWAGECHVHAGITPEDVTEKLNSMKDAEFVIHPECSCTTPMMYDVADGSYDGKKVSILSTEGMLNHVHQSQSKNFVVATETGILYKMRQQNPGKTFIPASEKAECQYMKMITLEKVYDALVNEKNVVTVPKEIADKARLAINRMLEIS, encoded by the coding sequence ATGTTAGTTCAACAGTCATCCCAGCTTAAAGAAGAGATTCTAAAACTCAAGAAGGAAAAAGACGTAGTAATTTTGGCACACAATTATCAGATTCCTGATGTACAGGATATTGCTGATTTTACAGGTGACTCTTTAGGTCTTTCAAGGCAAGCTGCTACTGTAGACCAAAAGACAATTTTGTTTTGTGGTGTAAACTTTATGGCTGAAACTGCTGCCATTATTAGTCCTGACAAAAAAGTACTACTTCCTGATTTAGAGGCTGGATGCTCATTGTCTGATTCAATCACTGTTGAAGAATTGCGTAATTGGAAAAAACAACATCCTAATGCAATTGCAGTAGGTTATGTTAATACCACTGCAGAAATTAAAGCCGAACTTGATTATTGTTGTACTTCATCAAATGCAGTTAATGTTGTAAAGGCAATACCTGAAGAAAAAGAAATATTATTTTTGCCTGATATGTTCCTTGGTTCTTATGTTGCAAAAATGACTGGAAGAAAAAACATGCATATCTGGGCAGGAGAATGCCATGTCCATGCAGGAATTACTCCTGAAGATGTAACTGAAAAATTAAATTCTATGAAAGATGCAGAATTTGTTATTCATCCAGAATGCAGTTGTACGACTCCTATGATGTATGATGTTGCAGATGGAAGTTATGATGGCAAAAAAGTTTCAATTCTTTCCACAGAGGGAATGCTAAATCATGTCCATCAATCACAATCAAAAAACTTTGTTGTTGCAACAGAGACTGGTATCTTGTATAAAATGAGGCAGCAAAATCCTGGAAAAACATTCATCCCTGCATCAGAGAAAGCTGAATGCCAATACATGAAGATGATTACCCTTGAAAAAGTATATGATGCGCTGGTAAATGAAAAAAATGTTGTCACCGTTCCAAAAGAGATTGCCGATAAGGCGCGTTTAGCAATTAATAGAATGCTTGAAATCAGCTAA
- the nadC gene encoding carboxylating nicotinate-nucleotide diphosphorylase, producing MLSFNSKKQLLQFLTEDIGSGDITSVLLPKKRISAKIISRENAIVAGVVYAKEIFKLKGCNVKIVRKDGSKIKPNQTIMTISGDAGKILTCERTVLNLLTRMSGIATQTNELVKKIPTKTKLYATRKTAPGLRYFDKEAVEIGGGKKHRLRLDEMVMIKDNHIAVEGSLLSLIKKAKKKYKKFEVEVENTSDAVLAAKEGATIIMLDNFLPAQIKKTIQVLRNEKLRGKVLLEASGGINSKNIASYGKTKVDIISVGSITNSVKGIDMSLEI from the coding sequence ATGTTGTCATTTAATTCTAAAAAACAATTACTACAATTTCTTACAGAAGACATAGGATCTGGAGATATAACAAGTGTCCTTCTACCAAAGAAAAGGATTTCAGCTAAAATAATTTCAAGAGAAAATGCAATTGTAGCAGGAGTAGTTTATGCAAAAGAGATTTTCAAATTAAAAGGATGTAATGTAAAAATTGTTAGAAAGGATGGCTCTAAAATAAAACCCAATCAAACTATAATGACAATTAGTGGGGACGCAGGGAAAATTCTCACATGTGAGAGAACTGTATTAAATCTCCTTACAAGAATGAGCGGAATTGCAACTCAAACAAATGAACTTGTAAAAAAGATCCCAACAAAAACAAAATTGTATGCAACTAGAAAAACAGCTCCAGGACTTAGATATTTTGATAAAGAGGCAGTAGAGATAGGCGGAGGCAAAAAACACAGACTACGACTGGATGAAATGGTGATGATCAAAGACAATCATATTGCAGTTGAGGGCTCGTTATTATCATTAATTAAAAAAGCAAAGAAAAAATACAAAAAATTTGAAGTGGAAGTTGAAAATACATCAGATGCAGTTCTTGCAGCAAAAGAGGGAGCAACAATAATCATGCTAGATAACTTCTTACCTGCACAAATCAAGAAAACAATTCAAGTACTCAGAAATGAGAAATTGCGAGGCAAAGTATTACTTGAAGCATCAGGCGGCATTAATTCTAAAAATATTGCAAGTTATGGAAAAACAAAAGTAGACATCATATCAGTTGGAAGTATTACAAATTCTGTCAAAGGAATTGATATGAGTTTGGAAATTTAA
- a CDS encoding DNA-directed RNA polymerase, translating to MFSISTLVDVVRIPPSLFGTTLKKAAVNILKEKYESMINADLGYIIMILDAKVDEMGKMIAGDGGTFHRVQFEALTFYPKLQEIVQGEIVDITDFGAFVRIGPTDALLHLSQVMDDYLKSDVKSGMILANQSGRTLKVGSTLRARITAVSLGKAAAMGKIGITCRQPFLGADAWIAEEIKKSTGDSDKPAKEAEVEAS from the coding sequence TTGTTTTCTATATCCACTCTAGTTGATGTTGTTAGGATTCCTCCTAGCCTGTTTGGAACTACTCTCAAAAAGGCAGCTGTAAACATCCTCAAAGAGAAATACGAGAGCATGATTAATGCAGATTTAGGATACATCATTATGATTTTAGATGCCAAAGTTGACGAAATGGGAAAAATGATTGCAGGAGATGGCGGCACATTCCATAGAGTACAATTTGAAGCATTAACATTTTATCCAAAATTACAAGAAATTGTTCAAGGAGAAATTGTAGATATTACAGACTTTGGAGCATTTGTAAGAATTGGTCCAACTGATGCATTACTTCACTTGTCACAAGTGATGGATGATTATCTTAAAAGTGATGTAAAGTCGGGAATGATTTTAGCTAATCAAAGTGGTAGAACATTAAAAGTTGGTTCTACACTTCGTGCAAGAATTACTGCCGTATCATTAGGAAAAGCTGCTGCAATGGGCAAGATTGGAATCACATGTAGACAACCATTCCTTGGAGCAGATGCCTGGATTGCAGAAGAGATTAAAAAATCCACAGGGGATTCAGATAAACCTGCAAAAGAAGCTGAAGTAGAGGCAAGTTAA